A window of Aliarcobacter trophiarum LMG 25534 contains these coding sequences:
- a CDS encoding HAD-IB family hydrolase: MTLALFDFDGTITTDDSLLKFIRFVVGDVRFIIGLIVLSPILVAYKLKLIPNYKAKQKMLSWFFKGCSQKEFKKVANDYSLKHIDEILRQKAMEKLSWHKKQNHKIVIVSASIECWLYPWCEKNGFELLATKLEIKDDRVTGKLLSKNCYGQEKVNRIKELYDLENFDYIYAYGDSSGDKQMLELAHEKFYKPFRD, translated from the coding sequence ATGACACTAGCCCTCTTTGACTTCGACGGAACTATCACAACAGATGACAGCCTTTTAAAGTTTATTAGGTTTGTTGTTGGTGATGTGAGGTTTATCATTGGTCTTATTGTTTTATCTCCTATTTTAGTAGCTTACAAACTAAAACTCATACCAAACTACAAAGCAAAACAAAAGATGCTTTCTTGGTTTTTTAAAGGTTGTAGCCAAAAAGAGTTTAAAAAAGTAGCCAATGATTATTCATTAAAACATATTGATGAGATTTTGAGACAAAAGGCGATGGAAAAACTCAGTTGGCACAAAAAACAAAATCATAAAATAGTCATAGTCTCAGCATCTATAGAGTGTTGGCTTTACCCTTGGTGTGAAAAAAATGGCTTTGAACTACTAGCTACAAAACTAGAGATAAAAGATGATAGAGTCACAGGAAAACTACTAAGCAAAAACTGCTACGGACAAGAAAAAGTAAATCGTATTAAAGAACTCTATGATTTAGAAAATTTTGATTATATTTATGCTTATGGTGATAGTAGTGGAGATAAACAGATGCTAGAACTTGCCCATGAAAAGTTTTATAAACCATTTAGAGATTAG
- a CDS encoding SDR family oxidoreductase: MSYVLIIGAKSDIAKEVARVYAKNGYNLYLASRQSEDLKDLANDIKIRSNVEVVLKEFDIAKFETHSDFYNSLEPKPLGVIVAAGYMAEQKECENDFTKTLNTINVNFTGAVSILNIVSNDMEKSKNGFIVGVSSVAGDRGRKANYIYGSSKAAFSAYLSGLRNRLFESKVQVLTIKPGFVATKMTQDLDLPEKLTAQPEDMANDIYNAQKKEKDILYTKGIWRLIMLIIKHIPEVVFKRMSV; the protein is encoded by the coding sequence ATGAGTTATGTATTAATAATAGGTGCTAAAAGCGATATAGCAAAAGAGGTTGCAAGAGTTTATGCAAAAAATGGCTACAACCTATATTTAGCTTCAAGACAGAGTGAAGATTTAAAAGATTTGGCAAATGATATAAAAATAAGGTCAAATGTTGAAGTGGTTTTAAAAGAGTTTGATATAGCAAAGTTTGAGACACATAGTGATTTTTATAATTCACTAGAGCCAAAACCTTTGGGTGTGATAGTAGCTGCTGGTTATATGGCTGAACAAAAAGAGTGTGAGAATGATTTTACTAAAACATTAAATACTATAAATGTAAATTTTACAGGAGCTGTTAGTATTTTAAATATCGTCTCAAATGATATGGAGAAAAGTAAAAATGGCTTTATAGTAGGAGTTAGTTCAGTTGCTGGAGATAGAGGAAGAAAAGCTAATTATATTTATGGCTCTTCTAAAGCGGCTTTTAGTGCGTATTTAAGTGGTCTTAGAAATAGACTATTTGAAAGCAAAGTTCAAGTTCTGACTATAAAACCTGGATTTGTAGCTACAAAAATGACACAAGACCTAGACCTACCAGAGAAACTAACAGCACAGCCAGAAGATATGGCAAATGATATTTATAATGCTCAAAAAAAAGAAAAAGATATTTTATATACTAAAGGTATATGGAGGTTGATTATGCTTATAATTAAACATATACCAGAGGTGGTGTTTAAGAGGATGAGTGTATAA